The following are from one region of the Luteimonas sp. MC1572 genome:
- a CDS encoding SPFH domain-containing protein, with amino-acid sequence MAGGTFIAAVLAVAFIVFFFKMVRIVPQGFEWTVERFGKYTHTLSPGLHLLIPVMQAIGRKVNVMEQVLDVPSQEVITKDNAVVKVDGVVFFQVLDAAKAAYEVSNLEVATIALVQTNIRTVIGSMDLDESLSNRETINAQLLNVVDHATNPWGIKVTRIEIRDIQPPRDLIDSMGRQMKAERDRRAVILEAEGHRSSAILRAEGEKQAAILQAEGEREAAYREAEARERLAEAEAKATEMVSNAIAAGDVQAINYFIAQKYVEAFRELATAPNAKFVMMPMETSGIIGSIAGIAELGKEALGKQQVDTRARIDAKRGGA; translated from the coding sequence ATGGCTGGAGGGACCTTCATCGCCGCGGTACTGGCGGTCGCGTTCATCGTCTTCTTCTTCAAGATGGTCCGCATCGTGCCGCAGGGCTTCGAGTGGACGGTCGAGCGCTTCGGCAAGTACACGCACACGCTGTCGCCGGGCCTGCACCTGCTGATCCCGGTGATGCAGGCGATCGGCCGCAAGGTCAACGTGATGGAACAGGTTCTCGATGTGCCATCCCAGGAGGTCATCACCAAGGACAACGCCGTGGTGAAGGTCGATGGCGTGGTGTTCTTCCAGGTGCTCGATGCCGCCAAGGCCGCTTATGAGGTGTCCAACCTCGAGGTCGCCACGATCGCGCTGGTGCAGACCAACATCCGCACCGTGATCGGCTCGATGGACCTCGACGAGTCGCTGTCCAACCGCGAGACCATCAATGCGCAGCTGCTCAATGTGGTCGACCACGCCACCAACCCCTGGGGCATCAAGGTCACCCGCATCGAGATCCGCGACATCCAGCCGCCCCGTGACCTGATCGATTCCATGGGCCGGCAGATGAAGGCCGAGCGCGACCGGCGCGCCGTGATCCTGGAAGCCGAAGGCCATCGCAGCTCGGCGATCCTGCGCGCCGAGGGCGAGAAGCAGGCGGCGATCCTGCAGGCCGAGGGCGAGCGCGAGGCTGCCTACCGCGAGGCCGAGGCGCGCGAGCGCCTGGCCGAGGCGGAGGCCAAGGCCACCGAGATGGTGTCCAACGCGATCGCCGCCGGCGACGTGCAGGCGATCAACTACTTCATCGCGCAGAAGTACGTGGAGGCGTTCCGCGAGCTCGCCACCGCGCCCAACGCCAAGTTCGTGATGATGCCGATGGAGACCAGCGGGATCATCGGCTCGATCGCCGGCATCGCCGAACTGGGCAAGGAGGCGCTGGGCAAGCAGCAGGTCGATACGCGTGCGCGGATCGACGCCAAGCGCGGCGGGGCCTGA
- a CDS encoding LemA family protein, protein MSSLLILLVIVGLVVVALMWGVGIYNGLIAARNAFKNAFAQIDVQLQRRFDLIPNLVETAKGYLTHERETLEAVIAARGAAVSGLAAAKANPGDAAAMAELAQSQGALNGALGRLLMVAEAYPDLKANQNMMQLTEELTSTENRVAFARQAFNDSVMAYNNRREVFPSNILAGMFNFQHAALLEIPADKAEVREAPKVQF, encoded by the coding sequence ATGTCCAGCTTGCTGATCCTGCTGGTAATTGTCGGCCTGGTCGTGGTCGCGCTGATGTGGGGCGTGGGCATCTACAACGGCCTGATCGCGGCCCGCAACGCCTTCAAGAACGCCTTCGCGCAGATCGATGTCCAGCTGCAGCGCCGCTTCGACCTGATCCCCAACCTGGTGGAGACCGCCAAGGGCTACCTGACGCATGAGCGCGAGACGCTGGAAGCGGTGATCGCGGCGCGTGGCGCGGCAGTGTCGGGGCTCGCGGCGGCCAAGGCCAATCCCGGCGACGCGGCGGCGATGGCCGAGCTGGCGCAGTCGCAGGGCGCGCTGAACGGCGCGCTTGGTCGCCTGCTGATGGTCGCCGAGGCCTACCCGGACCTCAAGGCCAACCAGAACATGATGCAGCTCACCGAAGAGCTGACGTCGACCGAGAACCGCGTCGCCTTCGCGCGCCAGGCCTTCAACGATTCGGTGATGGCCTACAACAACAGGCGCGAGGTGTTCCCGTCCAACATCCTGGCCGGGATGTTCAACTTCCAGCACGCGGCGCTGCTCGAGATCCCGGCCGACAAGGCCGAGGTCCGCGAGGCGCCGAAGGTCCAGTTCTGA
- a CDS encoding hemin uptake protein HemP, translated as MAIQSLESVQLLHGQREVLIRHGNEVYRLRHTRNDKLILTK; from the coding sequence ATGGCAATACAGTCGCTCGAAAGCGTGCAACTGCTGCATGGCCAGCGCGAAGTGCTGATCCGCCATGGCAACGAGGTCTATCGCCTGCGCCACACCCGCAACGACAAGCTGATCCTCACCAAGTAA
- a CDS encoding NAD-dependent epimerase/dehydratase family protein: MASRRELLKAGLACAVAAALPACARTAARDAAPAGGTPLKILVLGGTGFLGPHFVAAARARGHALTLFNRGKSNPGRFEGEEFADIEQLRGDRKVDLSALGDTRRWDAVLDTSAYIPGDVTRSARLLAKRVDRYLVVSSISVYAKTDTPGQGEDAPLATLADPTVTEVSGETYGALKALCERAAEAELPGRTMVVRPGLIVGPGDTTDRFTYWPARADRGGEILAPGSTDDPTQFIDVRDLADFLLLALEQRHTGIVNADAPAGSITMGRLLATCQEVSRRMNTIQCVRAPCPQPPGHDSTLTWVAAEFLEAQGVSAWQDMPAWIPAEGDYAGFGRISTARAQALGLRTRPLDDTVAATLEYWHSLPDERKAQPKAGLSPQREAEVLQAWHAHR, from the coding sequence ATGGCAAGTCGACGTGAACTGTTGAAGGCAGGCCTGGCCTGTGCCGTAGCCGCCGCCTTGCCGGCGTGCGCGCGTACCGCGGCCAGGGATGCCGCGCCCGCCGGCGGCACGCCGCTGAAGATCCTGGTGCTGGGTGGGACAGGCTTCCTCGGCCCGCATTTCGTCGCCGCCGCACGTGCGCGCGGCCATGCGCTGACCCTGTTCAATCGCGGCAAGAGCAACCCGGGCCGTTTCGAGGGTGAAGAGTTCGCCGATATCGAACAGCTGCGCGGCGACCGCAAGGTCGACCTGTCGGCGCTTGGCGACACGCGCCGCTGGGACGCGGTACTCGACACTTCGGCCTACATACCGGGCGACGTCACGCGGTCGGCGCGACTGCTGGCGAAGCGGGTGGACCGCTACCTGGTCGTCTCTTCGATCTCGGTGTACGCGAAGACCGACACGCCGGGGCAGGGCGAAGACGCGCCGCTGGCGACGCTCGCCGACCCGACGGTGACCGAAGTGAGCGGTGAGACCTACGGCGCGCTGAAGGCGTTGTGCGAGCGCGCAGCGGAAGCCGAGCTGCCGGGCCGCACGATGGTGGTGCGCCCCGGCCTGATCGTCGGTCCCGGCGACACCACCGATCGTTTCACTTACTGGCCGGCGCGCGCCGATCGCGGCGGCGAAATCCTCGCGCCGGGTTCGACCGACGATCCGACGCAGTTCATCGACGTGCGCGACCTGGCCGATTTCCTGCTGCTGGCGCTCGAGCAGCGCCACACGGGCATCGTCAACGCCGACGCGCCCGCGGGTTCGATCACCATGGGCCGGCTGCTGGCGACCTGCCAGGAGGTATCGCGTCGCATGAACACCATCCAGTGCGTGCGCGCGCCGTGTCCGCAGCCGCCGGGCCACGATTCGACGCTGACCTGGGTGGCGGCCGAATTCCTCGAGGCGCAGGGCGTGTCCGCCTGGCAGGACATGCCGGCGTGGATTCCCGCGGAAGGCGACTACGCCGGTTTCGGACGCATCAGCACGGCACGCGCGCAGGCGCTGGGATTGCGCACGCGTCCGCTGGACGACACGGTGGCCGCGACACTGGAGTACTGGCACTCGCTGCCGGACGAGCGCAAGGCGCAGCCCAAGGCCGGGCTGTCGCCGCAACGCGAGGCCGAGGTACTCCAGGCTTGGCACGCACACCGCTGA
- a CDS encoding serine hydrolase domain-containing protein, with translation MKGIARSPRRLIAGAGLLAALVPVAVGSAAQPLAWNAASPPATTPTTTAVANNVAPLLPPGVKAMPLATDFDVARFEAMAQAIVANQRVPGLAMAIVHDGKVLSARGYGITDVRAAEPVDAHTVFRLASLSKAFAGTVTGLLVAEGALRWDSHVADYMPSLRFSDPQAASQLTVADVLSHRVGLGRNTFDRDLERNADYRTLVQQLASAPMTCGVGDCYSYQNIAFSLVGDVVFGATGQFFSEAVAGRIFKPLGMNDASYGLEGIQASPRWARPHVRAGGGWTSLTPKPTYYRVAPAAGVNASISDMAQWLLAQSGRRPDVLPAPLLATLQQSLVSTPGELRSSSWRRQRLNEAGYALGWRVYDYSGHRVVFHGGAVQGYRGLMAMIPERDLGVVLLWNSDSSVPSGLLPTILDSAIGLAPQRWLDVDFEAVDELLQAATDTGRPAQPHAATGDVRPGSGGAAASVARPE, from the coding sequence ATGAAAGGCATAGCACGCAGCCCGCGCCGACTGATCGCCGGGGCCGGCCTGCTCGCCGCACTGGTCCCGGTCGCAGTGGGTTCGGCCGCACAACCACTGGCCTGGAACGCGGCCTCGCCGCCCGCCACCACACCCACCACGACCGCGGTGGCCAACAACGTCGCGCCGCTGCTCCCGCCCGGCGTCAAGGCGATGCCGCTGGCCACCGATTTCGACGTCGCCCGCTTCGAGGCGATGGCGCAGGCGATCGTCGCCAACCAGCGCGTGCCGGGCCTGGCGATGGCGATCGTCCACGACGGCAAGGTGCTGAGCGCGCGCGGCTATGGGATCACCGACGTGCGCGCCGCCGAACCGGTCGACGCACATACCGTGTTCCGCCTGGCCTCGCTGTCCAAGGCCTTTGCCGGCACCGTCACCGGGCTGCTGGTCGCCGAGGGTGCGCTGCGCTGGGACAGCCACGTGGCCGACTACATGCCGTCGCTGCGGTTCTCCGATCCGCAGGCGGCAAGCCAGCTCACCGTGGCGGACGTGCTGAGCCATCGTGTCGGCCTCGGCCGCAACACCTTCGACCGCGACCTCGAGCGCAATGCCGACTACCGCACCCTGGTGCAGCAGCTGGCCAGCGCGCCGATGACCTGCGGCGTCGGTGACTGTTACAGCTACCAGAACATCGCCTTCAGCCTGGTCGGCGACGTGGTGTTCGGTGCCACCGGCCAGTTCTTCAGCGAAGCGGTGGCCGGGCGGATCTTCAAGCCGTTGGGCATGAACGATGCCAGCTACGGCCTCGAAGGCATCCAGGCGAGCCCGCGCTGGGCACGCCCGCACGTGCGCGCCGGCGGCGGCTGGACTTCGCTCACACCCAAGCCCACCTACTATCGCGTCGCGCCGGCTGCGGGCGTCAACGCCAGCATCAGCGACATGGCGCAATGGCTGCTCGCGCAATCCGGGCGGCGCCCCGACGTGCTGCCGGCGCCGCTGCTTGCCACGCTGCAGCAGTCGCTGGTGTCCACGCCCGGCGAACTGCGCAGTTCGTCATGGCGGCGCCAGCGCCTGAACGAAGCCGGCTACGCGCTCGGCTGGCGGGTCTACGACTATTCCGGCCATCGCGTGGTCTTCCACGGTGGCGCCGTGCAGGGTTACCGCGGACTGATGGCGATGATTCCCGAGCGCGACCTCGGCGTGGTGCTGCTGTGGAACAGCGACAGCAGCGTGCCATCGGGGCTGCTGCCGACGATCCTCGACAGCGCCATCGGGCTGGCGCCGCAGCGCTGGCTGGACGTCGACTTCGAGGCGGTGGACGAACTGCTGCAGGCGGCGACCGACACCGGCAGGCCCGCGCAGCCTCACGCTGCGACTGGGGACGTGCGTCCCGGCAGTGGCGGCGCGGCGGCATCGGTCGCCCGCCCCGAATAA
- a CDS encoding NfeD family protein, with amino-acid sequence MRWAADATVWAAIALVLIAAETLMPGAFLLWMGIAAALVWLVVLLVPGLSVLAQVILFVALSVVAVLAYRKWFRRRERPSDRPLLNRRADQLVGRVVPLDHAIVGGRGRVKIDDAYWVVRGVELPAGTMVRVVGSDGMVLEVLLAE; translated from the coding sequence ATGCGCTGGGCTGCCGATGCCACCGTCTGGGCCGCGATCGCGCTGGTGCTGATTGCCGCCGAGACCCTCATGCCGGGCGCGTTCCTGCTGTGGATGGGCATCGCCGCGGCGCTGGTCTGGCTGGTCGTGCTGCTGGTGCCGGGACTTAGCGTCCTGGCCCAGGTGATCCTGTTCGTCGCGCTCAGCGTGGTCGCGGTGCTGGCGTACCGGAAATGGTTCCGCCGTCGCGAGCGCCCGAGCGACCGCCCGCTGCTCAACCGGCGCGCCGACCAGCTGGTCGGCCGCGTGGTGCCGCTCGACCACGCCATCGTCGGTGGCCGCGGGCGGGTCAAGATCGACGATGCCTACTGGGTCGTCCGCGGCGTTGAGCTGCCCGCGGGCACGATGGTGCGGGTGGTCGGCAGCGACGGAATGGTGCTCGAGGTGCTGCTGGCGGAGTGA
- a CDS encoding hotdog fold domain-containing protein, which produces MQNRLIALHRRFSRWPGGRWLFSRLVCLKAPYFASISPLVERLEPGRCEATLRHRRRVSNHIDTVHAIALCNLAELSGGLVTDASLPPSMRWIPKGMQVEYLKKAVGTMRAVATPAQPVVGADQGYALPVDVVVSDAAGDPVFRARISMWLSPRPMGAPNP; this is translated from the coding sequence ATGCAAAACCGCCTCATCGCGCTGCATCGCCGCTTCAGCCGCTGGCCGGGCGGGCGCTGGCTGTTCTCGCGCCTGGTGTGCCTGAAGGCGCCCTACTTCGCCAGCATCTCGCCGCTGGTGGAACGCCTCGAGCCCGGTCGCTGTGAAGCGACGTTGCGCCACCGCCGGCGCGTGAGCAACCACATCGACACCGTGCACGCGATCGCGCTTTGCAACCTCGCCGAACTCAGCGGCGGGCTGGTGACCGACGCCAGCCTGCCGCCATCGATGCGCTGGATTCCCAAGGGCATGCAGGTGGAATACCTGAAGAAGGCGGTGGGCACGATGCGCGCGGTGGCAACACCGGCGCAGCCGGTGGTGGGCGCGGACCAGGGCTATGCGCTGCCGGTGGACGTGGTGGTCAGCGATGCCGCGGGCGACCCGGTATTCCGTGCGCGGATCTCGATGTGGCTTTCGCCACGCCCGATGGGCGCGCCGAATCCCTGA
- the gcvT gene encoding glycine cleavage system aminomethyltransferase GcvT, which yields MTRKTILNQSHRDAGARMVDFGGWDMPLNYGSQIDEHHQVRRDAGMFDVSHMTVVDLHGARVKEFLRHLVANSVDKLKVTGKALYTCMLNPQGGVIDDLIIYYLGDDFYRLVVNASTRDKDLAWIGSQAEPFAVEVRERDDLAMIAVQGPNARDKVLGLIDEADRAAVAKLAKFAARNVRAASGARLFVARTGYTGEDGFEVVTAQEHAVALWDALLAAGVAPAGLGARDTLRLEAGMGLYGQDMDESVTPLEAALAWTVSFDEGRDFIGRAALEAQRDAGDARQMIAVVMDDKGVLRHGQKVVAGNGEGEILSGTFAPTLGKAIAFARVPAGEPGEVRVDIRGREVPVRVVQFPFVRDGKARDGI from the coding sequence ATGACCCGCAAGACGATCCTCAACCAGAGCCACCGTGACGCCGGTGCGCGGATGGTGGACTTCGGCGGCTGGGACATGCCGCTCAACTACGGCTCGCAGATCGACGAGCATCACCAGGTGCGGCGCGACGCCGGCATGTTCGACGTCTCGCACATGACCGTGGTCGACCTGCACGGTGCCCGCGTCAAGGAATTCCTGCGCCACCTGGTGGCCAACTCGGTCGACAAGCTCAAGGTGACCGGCAAGGCGCTCTACACCTGCATGCTCAACCCCCAGGGCGGGGTGATCGACGACCTGATCATCTATTACCTCGGCGACGACTTCTATCGCCTGGTGGTCAACGCCTCGACCCGCGACAAGGACCTGGCGTGGATCGGCAGCCAGGCCGAGCCGTTCGCCGTCGAGGTCCGCGAGCGCGACGACCTGGCGATGATCGCGGTGCAGGGCCCGAACGCGCGCGACAAGGTGCTGGGGCTCATCGACGAGGCGGACCGCGCGGCGGTCGCCAAGCTTGCCAAGTTCGCGGCGCGCAACGTGCGCGCGGCGTCGGGTGCGCGGTTGTTCGTTGCACGCACCGGCTACACCGGCGAGGACGGCTTTGAAGTGGTGACGGCGCAGGAGCACGCGGTGGCGCTCTGGGACGCGCTGCTCGCCGCGGGCGTGGCGCCGGCCGGGCTCGGCGCCCGCGACACGCTGCGCCTTGAAGCGGGCATGGGCCTGTATGGCCAGGACATGGACGAATCGGTCACCCCGCTGGAAGCAGCGCTGGCGTGGACCGTGTCGTTCGACGAGGGCCGCGACTTCATCGGCCGCGCCGCGCTCGAGGCGCAGCGCGACGCCGGCGACGCCCGCCAGATGATCGCCGTGGTGATGGACGACAAGGGCGTGCTGCGCCACGGCCAGAAGGTGGTCGCCGGCAACGGCGAGGGCGAGATCCTGTCCGGCACGTTCGCCCCGACGCTGGGCAAGGCGATCGCGTTCGCACGGGTGCCGGCGGGCGAGCCGGGCGAGGTGCGCGTCGACATCCGCGGCCGCGAGGTGCCCGTGCGGGTGGTGCAGTTCCCGTTCGTCCGCGACGGCAAGGCGCGCGACGGGATTTGA
- a CDS encoding M48 family metalloprotease, producing MNFFEQQARARRTSSRLVILFALAVAGIVLAVDLAVLVFFGAHWGVLGFTTLATLAVIGLGSLYRMASLRGGGDAVALQFGGVPVPEDTSDRNLRRLRNVVEEIAIASGVPVPKLYVLEDETAINAFAAGYSPSDAAIAVTRGALDRLNRDELQGVIAHEFSHVLNGDMRLSIRLIGVLFGILMISLIGRKILWLGGGRSRNGAAIMVAALVALAVGSIGLLFGRMIKASVSRTRERLADASAVQFTRQTSGLAGALKKIAGLPAGARLNDRADAEEASHMLFGDGVGLSGLFATHPPLLERIQALEPSFRADQLEHLRAQWMVAPPSGLEEDVRLGFDSQAGGLPARDARINITPPMVAAQVANPEPGDYLRADAIARSLPAPLRALAQSRETVVPLLIGLLLDADDTIRTRQATEASARLGHVVADAAMALQRGELAGLHPMLRLPLAAIAFPVLRRRPRPELESILDTVHAMVHCDGRVSLFEYCMARLLEVQLRESLDPRRHARFGRRKPDSLREEFATLLAVVAQAGNPDDRAEAQRAYLAGLQRVLPRDHLPYAPPADGVLALDDVWPALDGLEPLAKQMMVEAVTAAASHDGRISVAEAELLRTICAVLHCPLPPMLEHG from the coding sequence ATGAACTTCTTCGAGCAGCAGGCCCGGGCCAGGCGCACCAGTAGCCGCCTGGTCATCCTGTTCGCGCTGGCAGTGGCCGGCATCGTGCTGGCCGTCGATCTGGCGGTGCTCGTGTTCTTCGGCGCGCACTGGGGCGTGCTGGGGTTCACCACCCTGGCGACGCTGGCGGTGATCGGTCTCGGTTCGCTGTACCGGATGGCGTCGCTGCGCGGCGGGGGAGACGCGGTCGCGCTGCAGTTCGGTGGCGTGCCCGTGCCGGAGGACACCAGCGACCGCAACCTCAGGCGGCTGCGCAACGTGGTCGAGGAGATCGCGATCGCCTCCGGCGTGCCGGTCCCCAAGCTCTACGTGCTCGAGGACGAAACGGCGATCAACGCCTTCGCCGCCGGCTACTCGCCGTCCGACGCCGCGATCGCGGTCACGCGCGGTGCGCTCGACCGCCTCAACCGCGACGAGCTTCAGGGCGTCATCGCGCATGAGTTCAGCCACGTGCTCAACGGCGACATGCGCCTCAGCATCCGCCTGATCGGCGTGCTGTTCGGCATCCTCATGATCAGCCTGATCGGCCGCAAGATCCTGTGGCTCGGTGGCGGCCGCAGCCGCAACGGCGCCGCGATCATGGTCGCCGCGCTGGTGGCGCTGGCGGTCGGCAGCATCGGCCTGCTGTTCGGCCGCATGATCAAGGCCAGCGTCAGCCGCACGCGCGAACGCCTGGCCGATGCCTCGGCGGTGCAGTTCACGCGCCAGACCTCCGGCCTCGCCGGTGCGCTGAAGAAGATCGCCGGGCTGCCGGCCGGCGCGCGCCTCAACGACCGCGCCGACGCCGAGGAGGCCAGCCACATGCTGTTCGGTGACGGCGTGGGGTTGAGCGGACTGTTCGCCACGCATCCGCCGCTGCTCGAGCGGATCCAGGCGCTGGAGCCGTCGTTCCGCGCCGACCAGCTCGAACACCTGCGCGCGCAGTGGATGGTCGCGCCGCCGTCGGGGCTGGAAGAAGACGTGCGGCTGGGCTTCGACAGCCAGGCCGGTGGGCTTCCGGCGCGCGACGCGCGCATCAACATCACCCCGCCCATGGTGGCCGCCCAGGTCGCCAACCCCGAGCCCGGCGACTACCTGCGCGCCGACGCGATCGCGCGCAGCCTGCCGGCGCCGCTGCGCGCGCTGGCGCAGTCGCGCGAAACCGTGGTGCCGCTGCTGATCGGGCTGCTGCTCGATGCCGATGACACGATCCGCACGCGCCAGGCCACCGAGGCCAGCGCGCGCCTGGGCCACGTCGTGGCCGATGCCGCCATGGCGCTGCAGCGCGGCGAGCTGGCCGGCCTGCACCCGATGTTGCGCCTGCCGCTGGCCGCGATCGCCTTCCCCGTGCTGCGCCGCAGGCCGCGCCCGGAGCTGGAGTCGATCCTCGATACCGTGCACGCCATGGTCCACTGCGATGGACGCGTGTCGCTGTTCGAATACTGCATGGCGCGACTGCTCGAAGTGCAGCTGCGCGAGTCCCTGGATCCGCGCCGCCACGCGCGCTTCGGCCGCCGCAAGCCGGACAGCCTGCGCGAGGAGTTCGCCACGCTGCTCGCGGTTGTCGCGCAGGCCGGCAATCCCGACGATCGCGCCGAGGCCCAGCGCGCCTATCTCGCCGGCCTGCAGCGCGTGCTGCCGCGTGACCACCTGCCGTACGCGCCACCGGCCGATGGCGTGCTGGCCCTGGATGACGTCTGGCCGGCGCTGGACGGACTGGAGCCGCTTGCCAAGCAGATGATGGTCGAGGCGGTGACCGCGGCGGCCAGCCACGATGGCCGCATCTCGGTGGCCGAGGCGGAGCTGCTGCGCACGATCTGCGCGGTGCTGCACTGCCCGCTGCCACCGATGCTCGAGCACGGCTGA
- the gcvH gene encoding glycine cleavage system protein GcvH, with the protein MTDIPGDLMFMKSHEWTRIEGDGKVTVGISDHAQGLLGDLVYVDLPGVGDRAEAGTAAAVVESVKAASDVYAPVSGTIVAVNTALADKPETINEDAFGEGWLFVIEMDEPEQLKELLGPDEYAELIEADE; encoded by the coding sequence ATGACCGATATCCCAGGCGACCTCATGTTCATGAAGTCCCACGAATGGACCCGCATCGAGGGCGACGGCAAGGTGACCGTCGGCATCTCGGATCATGCCCAGGGCCTGCTCGGTGACCTGGTGTACGTCGATCTTCCGGGTGTCGGTGACCGTGCCGAAGCCGGTACCGCCGCGGCGGTGGTCGAGTCGGTGAAGGCGGCGTCCGATGTGTATGCGCCGGTGTCGGGCACCATCGTCGCGGTCAACACCGCGTTGGCCGACAAGCCCGAGACCATCAACGAGGATGCGTTCGGAGAAGGCTGGCTGTTCGTGATCGAGATGGACGAGCCGGAGCAGCTCAAGGAGCTGCTCGGCCCCGACGAGTACGCAGAGCTGATCGAAGCCGACGAGTAA
- a CDS encoding MFS transporter — protein sequence MSKVTAGDTRRFGRFRAELGASPQLWWAMLYFFCLLCGYYVLRPVRDAMGSSADAAAVFPRGLIALGERHGFAVGDFTLQLLFTATFIAMVLLQPLYGALVSRFPRRVFLPAVYLVFIGCLLGFWWAFDSGAAGRGALFFVWVAVFNLFAVTVFWSFMADVFDNAHAKQVYGYIGAGGTVGALLGPAITRVLVEPVGVANLLLVSAGFLCVCLLCIYKLRPWAKRREQAQGNGDGRPMGGSVLAGLRLVWQRPLLRALAVLMFFGVGVGTILYNEQAAIARAAFATAEARTAYYSMIDGAINLLTILVQLLLTRFLLQRYGIAPLLLLPALAIVLGFALLSASPLPVLVAMVQIVTRASEFSLAKPARETVYTRVDREERYKAKAVIDTAIYRGGDLTFVWAHKALSALGSHVVFMAGLGIALGMTYGAWRVVRAERSLPQDTRVEPEHGKST from the coding sequence ATGAGCAAGGTGACGGCCGGGGACACCCGGCGGTTTGGGCGTTTCCGCGCCGAGCTGGGAGCATCGCCGCAGCTGTGGTGGGCGATGCTGTATTTCTTCTGCCTGCTCTGCGGCTACTACGTGCTGCGCCCGGTGCGCGACGCCATGGGATCGTCCGCCGATGCGGCGGCGGTGTTCCCGCGCGGACTGATCGCGCTTGGCGAACGGCACGGCTTCGCGGTCGGCGACTTCACCCTGCAGCTGCTGTTCACCGCCACGTTCATCGCGATGGTCCTGCTGCAGCCGCTGTACGGCGCGCTGGTGTCGCGCTTCCCGCGCCGCGTGTTCCTGCCGGCGGTGTACCTGGTCTTCATCGGCTGCCTGCTCGGATTCTGGTGGGCGTTCGACAGCGGCGCCGCCGGTCGTGGCGCGCTGTTCTTCGTCTGGGTGGCGGTGTTCAACCTGTTCGCGGTCACGGTGTTCTGGAGCTTCATGGCCGACGTGTTCGACAACGCACACGCCAAGCAGGTCTACGGCTACATCGGTGCCGGCGGCACGGTGGGCGCGCTGCTCGGTCCGGCGATCACCCGGGTACTGGTGGAGCCGGTGGGCGTGGCCAACCTGCTGCTGGTCTCCGCCGGCTTCCTCTGCGTGTGCCTGTTGTGCATCTACAAGCTGCGGCCGTGGGCGAAGCGGCGCGAGCAGGCGCAGGGCAACGGCGACGGCCGGCCGATGGGCGGGTCCGTGCTCGCCGGCCTGCGCCTGGTCTGGCAGCGTCCGCTGCTGCGCGCGCTGGCCGTGCTGATGTTCTTCGGGGTCGGCGTGGGCACGATCCTCTACAACGAGCAGGCGGCGATCGCGCGCGCCGCGTTCGCGACCGCCGAGGCGCGCACCGCGTACTACTCGATGATCGACGGCGCGATCAACCTGCTGACCATCCTGGTGCAGCTGCTGTTGACCCGGTTCCTGCTGCAGCGCTACGGCATCGCACCGCTGCTGCTTCTGCCGGCGCTGGCGATCGTGCTGGGTTTCGCGCTGCTGTCGGCGTCGCCGCTGCCGGTGCTGGTGGCGATGGTGCAGATCGTCACCCGGGCGAGCGAGTTCTCGCTCGCCAAGCCGGCACGGGAGACCGTGTACACGCGCGTCGACCGCGAGGAGCGCTACAAGGCGAAGGCGGTGATCGACACGGCGATCTACCGGGGCGGTGACCTGACCTTCGTCTGGGCGCACAAGGCGCTGTCGGCGCTGGGGTCGCACGTGGTGTTCATGGCCGGCCTGGGCATCGCCCTGGGCATGACCTACGGCGCATGGCGCGTGGTGCGCGCCGAGCGCAGTCTCCCGCAGGACACCCGCGTGGAGCCCGAGCATGGCAAGTCGACGTGA